Proteins encoded in a region of the Flammeovirga yaeyamensis genome:
- a CDS encoding GlmU family protein, translating to MNIILFDNPKTRVKLLPFTFVRPIADIRVGIFKIFEKWERAFDTKVSFLTDDYLQGKFPLRHGSDQYYINGSLCPNPSMLNRIKELKEGQGLVCGEDLLVLHTSHQFETLDSEAGDFERIEVPQEEVVLIKHPWEIFTQNRGQIMQDFEVVTRGRHSHHIEDPHTVVYGRANIFVEEGVEVRAAILNAQKGPIYIGKNAVIEEGVIIQGTCAIGEGTRINMGAKIREDCSFGPHCKVGGEINNSVIFGYSNKAHDGYLGNSVVGEWCNLGADTNNSNLKNNYGPVRVWSYADRNYVSTGQQFCGMMMADYCKAGINTMFNTGTVVGVSAHIFGGGFPPKHIPSFAWGAIESNDVAELDKMIEIAERVFARRKAEFTIHDRQILEKVFELSKFDRR from the coding sequence ATGAATATTATTTTATTCGACAATCCTAAAACGAGAGTCAAACTTCTTCCTTTCACATTTGTTCGCCCAATTGCAGATATCCGTGTGGGTATTTTTAAAATCTTTGAAAAGTGGGAAAGAGCTTTCGATACTAAAGTATCTTTCTTAACGGATGACTATCTTCAAGGAAAGTTTCCTTTAAGACATGGTAGCGATCAATACTATATCAATGGCTCTTTATGTCCAAATCCTTCGATGCTTAATCGAATTAAGGAGTTGAAAGAAGGGCAAGGTTTGGTTTGTGGAGAAGATTTATTGGTATTGCATACTTCACATCAATTCGAAACATTGGATAGTGAAGCAGGTGACTTTGAGAGAATTGAAGTTCCTCAAGAGGAAGTCGTTTTAATTAAGCATCCTTGGGAGATCTTTACTCAAAATAGAGGACAGATTATGCAGGACTTTGAGGTGGTGACAAGAGGTAGACACTCGCATCATATCGAAGATCCACATACGGTAGTATATGGTAGAGCCAATATTTTTGTGGAAGAAGGGGTAGAGGTTAGAGCTGCGATTCTAAATGCACAAAAAGGGCCAATTTATATTGGTAAAAATGCGGTGATCGAGGAAGGTGTCATTATTCAAGGTACTTGTGCTATTGGAGAAGGTACGCGTATTAACATGGGGGCAAAAATTAGAGAAGATTGTTCTTTTGGTCCTCATTGTAAAGTAGGAGGAGAGATCAACAACTCTGTCATTTTTGGTTATTCTAATAAAGCCCATGATGGTTATTTAGGTAATTCTGTTGTTGGCGAGTGGTGTAATTTAGGTGCAGATACAAACAACTCTAACCTAAAAAACAACTATGGACCAGTTAGAGTGTGGAGCTATGCGGATAGAAATTATGTGAGCACAGGACAACAATTCTGTGGAATGATGATGGCCGATTACTGTAAGGCAGGGATCAACACCATGTTTAACACAGGTACTGTGGTAGGTGTTTCTGCACATATTTTTGGTGGTGGTTTTCCTCCGAAACACATTCCTTCTTTTGCATGGGGAGCGATTGAATCCAACGATGTGGCAGAATTAGATAAAATGATTGAAATAGCTGAACGTGTTTTCGCAAGACGTAAGGCGGAGTTTACGATACACGATCGTCAAATTCTTGAGAAAGTATTTGAGTTGAGTAAATTCGATAGAAGATAG
- a CDS encoding type B 50S ribosomal protein L31: MKQDIHPEFRTVLFHDLTSNEKFLIGSTVATTETIEHEGETYPLFKVEISSASHPFYTGKKAAISAAGRVDKFNKRYGKK, from the coding sequence ATGAAACAAGACATTCATCCGGAGTTCAGAACAGTGTTATTCCACGATCTGACTTCAAACGAAAAATTCCTTATTGGATCTACAGTTGCTACAACTGAGACTATTGAGCACGAAGGTGAAACTTATCCTTTATTCAAAGTCGAGATTTCTTCAGCTTCTCACCCGTTCTACACTGGTAAGAAAGCAGCTATCTCAGCAGCTGGTCGTGTTGACAAGTTCAACAAAAGATACGGTAAAAAATAA
- a CDS encoding lamin tail domain-containing protein, which yields MYSQIRFFTLLYVLYCVFFSTRIQAQTIDVFSDFSAQENWNTKLFSSGDIPSGNYLFLDNTTIQSNFASGSGQRKIDFLYKNDFPYSFNKDTLEWLIYIKHDFSISSSLQKTNYSSLLLFDDLLEVDLGSYIKVRHLDQVIFEIETDWIYQDWNTVEVQLIGHQFTLKVNHQLLGVFDIHLEEDAYKVGLSSLFTSSSRGAAFFYKDFSFKKKIRHTDLTPPKLVDVSFLDHQQIKLKFDEPIFLDCGDVSQFNVNDKTLDSVFFDSKESLVLSLQNGMQEYDAISISYSYLCDEDQNILLESSFDTVYTDSQPPKIVQTSILTPFSVSLEFSEEVQLLETSEISFEGHTVKEFSINEHQMILYFEETFPENTVFDLTLSGISDHKGNVLSSTVNLYYDTQKPKIVVYYFHPPNQFYIKFSEEVKRLEDRFNYALYNTAVSEVKLISGQEILLSFDTEALVELTTYTLQIKNIEDLQGNVINNRYLKFVYDITPPKLETYIKKDSTAFIVFSEEIISCDSIFINNTLYEYEWSSCGKKIIQLPIKDADVLKLIGLKDENDFSSDLIEEVIFSDVDSLLYQDFEVLFVELSIIDHHHVVLRFKKAIEKLDFLEAENIQYQFIDDTQVYITLKDELQNNVEQILTIKSGQTCSGYLIKEHAISFQWDNVPPKVKEVELIDRYTVSVIFSELINEESMITGRVTIEGEEISAQELEENTLRLDLSSSINYGEILELIVHAGVEDVHQNKMKEDTICSIEVPLLPEMGSIVLNELMIDPTPSLGSPNAEFIELHNPTAQNVSFFGGYLIIDEKKIKLPHRVVKAGEFLVFTKPQELFLFEEVAHVLPLDNFSGLLNSKGNIQLWFDDQMYDEVSYPLYFDTQAHLNGGQSLERIDPQFFCDAHQNWKSCQHSSGSTVGVENSVFALLEDSQPIEVDEIKGVGTRTIQVKFNKKVLGNSVNSTSNYSLLNVDNSVNNLEIVDNYTLNISFDHDLPTGMLIFLTVDNFVDCFSNFQFYYQKPFVLPQKVKYQQMLVSELMIDHSPIVKMPETEYIEIHNTSNDYLYLSECRMLSNGDTIDLPNDWIIPGGYVVLCDQDAENLFDKDIQVIGVDNFPILRNDEGYIQLINTENELVDEVFYDIDQLDDSQKKEGGWSMERIDISSDCFSRFNWTYSDDERGGTAGEANSVNYVWNDKHAPNIENAISIEDTVVLFFDEEISINKSKDLKINYGSIVYSLFDVEVDHQLISFVGDGSTNEHQIIIEGISDCFGNSERQEIEIIPLNSTTHSLHLSEILYDPSVLNTDFVELYNASDLPVLLNDWVISNGSESKKIISGTKYHLIHPHSWVVLTSNKEYLMSYYPSLSSEGVIEMSLPSFPNAGGILSLWYKNEVREKMNYGDQFHQQYIRDTEDVSLERISYNDNADLESNWTSATESAGYATPGEKNSRNQFSQNEEGSLGGLTFSAPIITPNEDGENDFLEIRNSSERALRIYRMEVFDLSGKLVKQLVQNYTLAAGDAIKWDGEVDSRERMYGQFIVYVHIENQFNSVETYAKVIRVATWY from the coding sequence ATGTACTCACAAATACGCTTTTTTACATTATTATATGTACTCTATTGTGTGTTTTTTTCTACTAGGATTCAAGCACAAACCATTGATGTATTTTCTGACTTTTCAGCTCAAGAAAATTGGAATACAAAACTCTTTTCCTCAGGCGATATACCTAGTGGAAATTATTTATTTTTAGATAATACAACAATTCAATCCAATTTTGCGTCAGGAAGTGGTCAACGAAAAATAGACTTTCTTTATAAAAATGATTTTCCTTACTCTTTTAATAAGGATACCTTAGAATGGCTTATCTATATAAAGCATGATTTTTCGATCTCATCTTCTTTACAAAAAACAAACTATTCCAGTTTATTACTTTTTGATGACCTTCTTGAAGTTGATTTGGGTTCCTACATTAAAGTAAGACATCTTGATCAAGTCATTTTTGAAATAGAAACCGATTGGATTTATCAAGATTGGAATACAGTCGAAGTGCAGTTGATCGGCCATCAATTCACTTTAAAGGTTAATCACCAACTTCTCGGAGTATTTGATATACATTTAGAGGAAGATGCATATAAAGTCGGACTGTCATCTCTGTTTACATCAAGCAGTCGAGGTGCTGCTTTTTTCTATAAAGACTTCAGTTTTAAAAAGAAGATCAGACACACAGATCTCACGCCTCCCAAATTAGTAGATGTTTCTTTCTTGGATCATCAACAAATAAAATTAAAATTTGATGAGCCGATTTTTTTGGATTGTGGTGATGTATCACAATTTAATGTGAATGATAAAACTTTAGATAGTGTATTCTTTGATTCCAAAGAAAGCTTGGTACTCTCACTTCAAAACGGTATGCAAGAATATGATGCTATATCTATTTCCTATTCTTATCTATGTGATGAAGATCAAAATATCTTATTGGAATCTTCTTTTGATACAGTTTACACCGATTCCCAACCTCCTAAAATTGTACAAACCTCTATACTAACTCCTTTTTCGGTTTCACTAGAATTTTCTGAAGAAGTCCAACTACTGGAAACGTCAGAAATATCTTTTGAGGGACATACGGTCAAAGAGTTTAGCATCAATGAACATCAAATGATTTTATATTTTGAGGAGACTTTCCCTGAGAATACTGTTTTTGATTTGACACTTTCCGGCATTTCTGATCATAAAGGAAATGTATTGAGTTCTACCGTCAATTTATATTATGATACCCAAAAGCCGAAAATAGTCGTTTATTATTTCCATCCTCCAAATCAGTTTTACATTAAATTTTCAGAGGAGGTGAAACGATTGGAAGATCGTTTCAATTATGCCTTATACAATACAGCAGTAAGTGAAGTTAAATTGATCTCGGGTCAGGAGATTTTACTTTCTTTTGATACGGAAGCTTTGGTTGAACTGACCACTTATACATTACAGATAAAAAATATCGAGGACCTTCAAGGCAATGTGATTAATAATCGATACCTAAAGTTTGTGTATGATATCACTCCTCCAAAATTGGAAACTTACATAAAGAAGGATTCCACCGCTTTTATAGTTTTCAGTGAAGAGATCATTTCCTGTGATTCCATATTTATAAATAACACTTTATATGAGTATGAATGGTCGAGTTGTGGAAAAAAGATCATTCAATTACCTATTAAAGATGCTGATGTTTTAAAACTGATTGGTCTAAAAGATGAAAATGATTTCTCTTCTGATCTTATTGAAGAAGTTATATTTTCTGATGTGGACTCCCTCCTTTATCAAGACTTCGAAGTACTATTTGTTGAACTCAGTATTATCGATCATCATCATGTCGTACTTCGTTTTAAAAAAGCAATAGAGAAGTTGGATTTTTTAGAAGCAGAAAATATCCAATATCAATTTATTGATGATACTCAAGTGTACATCACTTTAAAAGATGAATTACAGAACAACGTTGAGCAGATATTAACTATTAAAAGTGGTCAAACTTGTTCAGGCTATTTGATAAAAGAACATGCCATATCATTTCAATGGGATAATGTTCCACCAAAAGTGAAAGAGGTGGAATTAATCGATAGATATACAGTCTCTGTGATTTTTTCTGAGTTGATAAATGAAGAAAGCATGATCACCGGACGTGTAACAATTGAGGGGGAAGAAATTTCAGCACAAGAATTAGAAGAAAATACGCTGAGATTAGATTTGTCTTCTTCTATCAATTATGGAGAAATACTGGAGCTTATAGTTCATGCAGGTGTTGAAGATGTGCATCAAAATAAAATGAAGGAGGATACGATATGTTCAATTGAAGTCCCCTTGCTTCCCGAGATGGGTAGTATTGTATTAAATGAATTGATGATCGACCCAACTCCATCTCTAGGAAGCCCAAATGCTGAGTTTATAGAATTACACAATCCCACTGCTCAAAATGTTTCTTTTTTTGGCGGCTATTTGATAATTGATGAAAAGAAAATCAAGTTGCCTCATCGAGTAGTAAAGGCAGGAGAGTTTCTAGTTTTCACAAAGCCTCAAGAGTTGTTTTTATTTGAAGAAGTAGCTCATGTCTTACCATTGGATAATTTTTCAGGCTTATTAAATAGTAAAGGAAATATTCAGTTATGGTTCGATGATCAGATGTACGATGAAGTCAGTTATCCTCTATATTTCGATACCCAAGCACATTTAAATGGTGGACAATCATTAGAAAGAATTGATCCACAATTTTTTTGTGATGCACATCAAAATTGGAAAAGTTGTCAACATTCCTCTGGAAGTACTGTGGGTGTTGAAAATTCTGTTTTTGCACTTTTAGAAGATAGTCAACCTATTGAAGTTGATGAGATTAAAGGTGTTGGTACTCGAACAATTCAGGTGAAATTCAATAAAAAGGTGTTGGGAAATTCTGTGAATAGTACAAGCAATTACTCCTTGTTGAATGTTGATAACTCTGTGAATAACCTCGAAATTGTTGATAACTATACCCTGAACATCAGCTTCGATCATGATTTACCGACCGGAATGTTGATATTTTTAACTGTTGATAACTTTGTTGATTGTTTTAGCAACTTTCAATTTTACTATCAAAAACCCTTTGTATTGCCTCAGAAAGTTAAATATCAACAAATGTTAGTAAGTGAGTTGATGATTGATCATTCACCAATAGTCAAAATGCCTGAAACAGAGTATATAGAAATACACAACACATCGAACGACTACTTGTACCTGTCTGAGTGCAGAATGTTAAGTAATGGGGATACAATTGACTTACCAAATGATTGGATTATTCCGGGAGGATACGTGGTCTTGTGTGATCAAGATGCTGAAAATCTATTTGATAAAGATATCCAAGTGATAGGTGTTGATAACTTTCCGATTTTGAGAAATGATGAGGGGTATATACAACTCATCAATACCGAAAATGAGTTGGTCGATGAAGTCTTTTACGATATCGATCAATTGGATGATTCCCAAAAGAAAGAGGGGGGATGGTCGATGGAACGTATTGATATATCGAGCGATTGTTTCAGTCGTTTTAATTGGACGTATTCTGATGACGAAAGAGGAGGAACGGCAGGGGAAGCCAATTCAGTGAATTATGTTTGGAACGACAAGCATGCACCGAATATAGAAAACGCAATTTCCATTGAAGATACGGTAGTGCTCTTTTTTGATGAAGAGATTTCCATCAATAAATCGAAAGATTTAAAAATTAATTATGGGTCGATTGTCTATTCATTATTTGATGTGGAGGTGGATCATCAACTCATTTCTTTTGTTGGGGATGGATCTACTAATGAACATCAAATAATAATTGAGGGGATAAGTGATTGTTTTGGAAATTCGGAAAGGCAGGAAATCGAAATTATACCATTAAACTCAACGACTCATTCGCTTCATTTATCAGAAATACTTTATGATCCTTCTGTTTTGAATACCGATTTTGTGGAATTGTATAATGCATCTGATCTTCCTGTTTTGCTGAATGATTGGGTGATTTCTAATGGATCGGAAAGTAAAAAGATAATATCAGGAACGAAGTATCATTTGATACATCCACATTCTTGGGTGGTACTTACAAGCAATAAAGAGTATTTGATGAGTTATTATCCGAGTTTATCATCAGAAGGTGTGATTGAAATGAGTTTGCCTTCTTTTCCAAATGCGGGTGGAATTTTGAGTTTGTGGTATAAAAATGAGGTAAGGGAAAAGATGAATTATGGAGATCAGTTTCACCAGCAATATATTAGAGATACAGAAGATGTGAGTTTGGAACGTATCAGTTATAATGATAACGCTGATTTGGAAAGTAATTGGACTTCTGCCACTGAAAGTGCGGGTTATGCAACACCAGGGGAAAAGAATTCTAGAAATCAATTTTCGCAAAATGAAGAGGGTAGTTTAGGAGGTTTAACGTTTAGTGCACCAATCATCACACCTAATGAAGATGGAGAGAATGATTTTCTGGAGATAAGGAATTCTTCTGAAAGAGCGTTAAGAATCTACAGAATGGAGGTATTCGATTTGTCAGGAAAACTGGTAAAACAACTTGTTCAAAATTATACCTTGGCTGCGGGAGATGCGATAAAATGGGATGGGGAAGTCGATTCTAGAGAAAGAATGTATGGACAATTTATCGTCTATGTACATATTGAAAATCAATTCAATAGCGTAGAAACGTATGCAAAAGTTATTCGTGTAGCGACCTGGTATTGA